In the genome of Plasmodium relictum strain SGS1 genome assembly, contig: PRELSG_00_v1_204, whole genome shotgun sequence, one region contains:
- a CDS encoding reticulocyte binding protein, putative: MEKTKIEIVLFTLIFIFFGIYFEKKIEVTSTNIKSGIKDSSFFSNLKKKKLENNSITTDNNNQKKSFKSSILSNSDTYNKKIARLKIEDEKSLYLYNVKPLIILKNNYIRTKPLNTAYVEKSVPYLSNIYIYNEGKRSKLGNIPYSFIQKETPELIDIEVLNDYNSLITVLNGSYTNAKNTYTRSQSYKEMERYFEEPQDKKYKFKNQIIPLINNLTELTQEYMKYCEESKEKIEKKMNELHEFIGNLEEVRSFTEKTIELKKNIKDIKKKLDEDFKAIKNNKEEVHDSLSKIMRNKYCPFLYCEKVLPYYGSAVNHYYNKIKKNTSDYTDFLQEAEHFMNSDNKLLKIKDKNFYHKRYKYSLKLLIEEINVIISIHKKNKRTISNNISIITQSNSHYSSCKFSSNNIVNIVISPSVMCNENIFIEDWNKKLKIDFENKKKAIYDLFDKIKQELWDSINSLVYPQNIELQSVEITSQSQKLLSDTNSMIYENCEMLDDLSYSSPGISTIKHEITKLYAEIITHNISMNNSFDLINQKCDSIKSKKNKIETMKTSLPLNEGKTLSDITDDVFTTKQNIERIITSANDKIEVIQNKYKEISDLKNIIEGLIEQIKTKKRELNELERKEDEAKEQCIKKIEQHLGHIEEKLNKLNQFIDLKDKDNENLKVIENVIDASSCNNKDEYTKKKEEAKEQWKSALIYLFGDERIEKMCKDMPVYLSEKKNLNYMVYDLDTINNTFDNLNQKYIEIDNIVIQSTTIMNEKVAYAESNFIQLRDIIIKESIEDLHNKMNNSFQQFNNTVNSISQNITNYKANIEKFKIWEDAIEKKKNDILDKFVEENSDILKEDTSTEILNLEKVIRETKNLISTKISDGRSVLCTFQKQFELYDKIQNYFGILKNNEISNNLNFLKTTIHKINADRVLDDYDTKYKNETSSIDDSIKNVELSKKVIESFNILNKVINGSNKNNESIECLKTNLKESEEKIDRQIISVNEDNLIENQVKENLLSKLKEKKNMEDQKRKIDKLDKDSKELQESSLSFKETTKSSLTEENIEAYSRDISKKKEKLESITGEIHTLKVGIMNLNLEVENIINIQNNEIADLIYKLIIKLDLDINSKIKASLGILEETKNSFEKYNSEKDIKNIHNEKNRENLRVVSQNFINFKDEINTYNEKFIKIQSDSKNEVDNSDKLKQNNENFNNKRVSMKRYYDNIKNISENLGEMEKELETSLKNINKKKIEYKKILVIDILDQISDNKKGGEKEVTIIDEYKGKIEELKKKIPDTTECELVNFKYEDYVINAKKNKEVINKLEQEVNSLRETVSKDIKEDEINRIQMEVKKKLNEIIKEKNKIDNASEALKNMGKFLMLTKFSIVMDEIQSNVKKVREEEKNAEKKFIESENIQKNILDDLKKVGELQNLLIHNLDEDSINGSIEKIILIKDRTESNSENINMLLTEVEKHKETSSLYLNNTIRGREKIEYLKKHDNDETQNITEAVMQNINNYVHESENCSKNAERHAQETSKNYTLSLEY; encoded by the exons ATGGAAAAGACCAAAATTGAGATAGTTTTGTTTACtcttatatttatcttttttg gTATATACTTTGAGAAAAAAATCGAAGTAACATCAACTAATATTAAATCGGGTATTAAAgattcatcatttttttctaatttaaaaaaaaaaaaattagaaaataacTCTATTACTACAGATAATAACAATCAGAAGAAAAGTTTTAAATCTTCTATTCTTTCAAATTCAgatacatataataaaaaaatagctagattaaaaattgaagatgaaaaatcactgtatttatataatgtTAAACCATtaataattctaaaaaataattatattagaaCAAAACCACTGAATACTGCGTATGTAGAAAAAAGTGTTCCATATTTATCcaacatttatatttataatgaaGGAAAACGTAGCAAATTAGGTAATATTCCATATTCTTTTATTCAAAAAGAAACTCCGGAATTGATTGATATCGAAGTTTTAAATGATTATAATAGTTTAATTACAGTACTTAATGGAAGCTACACTAACGCAAAAAATACCTATACGAGATCACAATCCTATAAAGAAATGGAACGTTATTTTGAAGAACCacaagataaaaaatataagtttaaaaatcaaataattcctttaataaataatttgacTGAACTAACTCAAGAGTACATGAAATACTGTGAAGAatctaaagaaaaaattgaaaaaaaaatgaatgaatTACATGAATTTATAGGAAATCTTGAGGAAGTAAGATCATTTACAGAGAAAACtatagaattaaaaaaaaatataaaagatataaaaaaaaaattagacgAAGACTTTAAagctattaaaaataataaagaggAGGTGCATGATAGTTTATCAAAAATAATGAGAAACAAATATTGCCCTTTTCTATATTGCGAAAAAGTGTTGCCTTACTATGGATCTGCTGTCaatcattattataataaaataaaaaaaaatacgagTGATTATACTGACTTTTTACAAGAAGCTGAACATTTTATGAATTCTGATAATAAGTTACTAAAAATTAaggataaaaatttttatcacaaaagatataaataCTCTCTAAAGTTATTAATAGAAGAAATTAATGTCATTATAagtattcataaaaaaaacaaaagaacTATATCTAATAATATTAGTATTATTACACAAAGTAATTCTCATTATAGTTCATGTAAATTCAGTTCTAATAATATTGTTAATATTGTTATTTCCCCTTCCGTTATgtgtaatgaaaatatttttatagaagattggaataaaaaattaaaaatagattttgaaaataaaaaaaaagcaatttatgatttatttgataaaataaaacaggAATTATGGGATAGCATAAATTCCTTAGTTTATCCTCAGAATATAGAATTACAAAGTGTAGAAATTACTTCACAATCACAAAAACTCTTAAGTGATACAAATAGTATGATTTATGAAAATTGTGAAATGTTAGATGATTTATCATATAGTAGTCCAGGAATTTCAACCATTAAACATGAAATTACCAAATTATATGCTGAAATAATTACACATAACATTAGTATGAATAATAGCTTTGATTTGATCAATCAAAAATGTGATTCTAttaaatctaaaaaaaataagatagaAACAATGAAAACAAGTCTACCTCTAAACGAAGGCAAAACATTAAGTGATATCACGGATGATGTTTTTACTACAAAACAAAATATTGAACGCATAATAACATCAGCAAATGATAAAATTGAAGtaatacaaaataaatataaagaaataagtgatttaaaaaatataattgagGGACTAATTGAGcaaattaaaacaaaaaaaagggaACTAAATGAATTAGAAAGAAAAGAAGACGAAGCAAAAGAacaatgtataaaaaaaatcgaACAACACTTAGGACATattgaagaaaaattaaataaattgaaTCAGTTTATAGATTTGAAAGATAAGGATAATGAAAACTTAAAAGTTATTGAAAATGTAATCGATGCATCATCATGCAATAATAAGGAtgaatatacaaaaaaaaaagaagaagcaAAAGAACAGTGGAAATCAgctttaatatatttattcggTGATGAAAGGATAGAAAAAATGTGCAAAGATATGCCAGTTTATTTAtctgaaaagaaaaatttaaattatatggtATATGACTTGGATACAATCAATAATACATTTGATAATTTAAACCAAAAATATATCGAAATAGATAATATTGTTATTCAAAGTACTACTATTATGAATGAAAAGGTAGCATATGCAGAAAGTAATTTTATACAACTTAGggatataattataaaagagTCAATTGAAGATCTACacaataaaatgaataactCATTTCAACAATTTAACAATACAGTGAATTCTATATCTCAAAATATAACTAATTATAAAGcgaatatagaaaaatttaaaatatggGAAGATGcgatagaaaaaaaaaagaatgacATTTTGGATAAGTTTGTTGAGGAAAATAGTGATATACTAAAAGAAGATACATCAACAGAAATATTGAATCTTGAGAAAGTTATTAGAGAAAccaaaaatttaatatcaaCAAAAATAAGTGATGGAAGAAGTGTTTTATGTACATTTCAAAAGCAATTTGAACTATACgataaaatacaaaattattttggtattcttaaaaataatgaaatttctaacaatcttaattttttgaaaacaacaattcataaaataaatgcGGATAGAGTACTAGATGATTATGATACAAAATATAAGAATGAAACAAGTTCAATAGATGAtagtataaaaaatgtaGAGCTGTCAAAAAAAGTTATAGAaagttttaatattttaaataaagttataaatggatctaataaaaataacgaATCAATAGAGTGCTTAAAAACTAATTTGAAAGAatcagaagaaaaaatagatagACAAATTATTTCTGTTAATGAAGataatttaatagaaaaCCAGGTAAAAGAGAATCTTTTaagtaaattaaaagaaaaaaaaaatatggaagatcaaaaaaggaaaattgaTAAATTAGATAAAGATTCAAAGGAATTACAAGAATCatctttatcttttaaaGAAACAACTAAAAGTTCTCTTACtgaagaaaatatagaaGCCTATTCAAGagatatatcaaaaaaaaaagaaaagttaGAATCTATTACAGGTGAAATTCATACATTAAAAGTAGGAATTATGAACTTAAATTTAGAAgttgaaaatataattaacatccagaataatgaaattgcagatttaatttataaacttataataaaattagatcttgatataaatagtaaaataaaagcaaGTTTGGGGATTCtagaagaaacaaaaaatagttttgaaaaatataattctgAAAAAGACATAAAGAATATTCATAATGAGAAAAATAGGGAAAATCTAAGAGTAGTAtcacaaaattttattaactttaaagatgaaattaatacttataatgaaaaatttataaaaattcaaaGTGATTCTAAAAATGAAGTTGATAATTCTGATAAATTGAAgcaaaataatgaaaatttcaATAATAAAAGAGTCAGCATGAAAAGGtattatgataatataaaaaatatatcggAAAATTTAGGTGAGATGGAAAAAGAGCTAGAAacttcattaaaaaatataaataaaaaaaaaatagaatataaaaagattTTGGTAATTGATATTCTTGACCAAATCagtgataataaaaaaggagGTGAAAAAGAAGTAACAATTATTGACGAGTATAAAGGAAAAATTgaggaattaaaaaaaaaaataccagACACGACAGAATGTGAATtagttaattttaaatatgagGATTATGTTATTAatgctaaaaaaaataaggaagtaataaataaattggAACAAGAAGTGAATTCATTAAGGGAAACAGTATCtaaagatataaaagaagATGAAATTAATAGGATCCAAATGGaagtcaaaaaaaaattaaatgaaattataaaagaaaagaataaaatagatAATGCATCAGAAGCTCTTAAAAATATGggaaaatttttaatgttgACAAAATTTAGTATAGTAATGGATGAAATACAAAGTAATGTAAAAAAGGTAAgggaagaagaaaaaaatgcagagaaaaaattcatagaatcagaaaatattcaaaaaaatatattggaTGATCTTAAAAAAGTAGGGGAAT